The DNA window CCGATATCCTCTTCCACCAGTCCGGCGGCTGCTGCGACGGCTCTTCACCGATGTGTTATCCCGCCAATGAATTCATGGTCGGAGACAGCGACGTCAAACTCGGCGAGATCGGCGGCGTGCCGGTCTATATCAGCGCCAGCCAGTTCGAGGCATGGAAACACACGCAGCTGATCATTGATGTCGTGCCGGGCCGCGGTGGCATGTTCTCGCTCGACAACGGCCGCGAGAAACGTTTCCTTACCCGTTCCCGTCTCTTCGGCGGCGGCGAGGCCTGTGCCGTAGCGGATGCGACGATTAAGACGGCCTGAAGCTGCCGCCTGATGTTGCGTCCCAAAAAGGATTTGAAAGCGCTCTTGTCGTGATGCTCCCTGCGGCCGGCCGAGAATTTAGCCTGTAGTATTCCCATAGTACCTGCTGCCGGGCGCTCTTTGTTAATCTTGGTCTGTTGGTTTCAAAGGAGGATGCGATGCCAGCTTCTAAGATCCTGATGATCACCGGTGACTTCACAGAAGATTATGAAACGATGGTGCCGTTTCAGACGCTGCTCGCCTGCGGCTATACGGTCGACGCCGTCTGCCCAGGCAAGAAGGCGGGTGAGACCGTCGCCACCGCCATTCACGATTTCGAGGGCGATCAGACCTACTCGGAGAAACGAGGCCATAATTTCGCGCTGAACGCCACTTTCGACAGCGTGCGGGCGGAGGATTACGATGCCCTGGTGATCCCCGGGGGCCGCGCGCCGGAATATCTTCGCCTCAATGCCGACGTCATCAAAACGGTCCTGCATTTCTTCGATGCCGGAAAACCCGTTGCCGCCATCTGCCACGGCGCGCAGCTGCTTGCCGCCGCCGGCGTGCTGAAGGGCCGCACCTGCTCGGCCTATCCGGCCTGCCGGCCGGAAGTCGAACTTGCCGGGGGCATTTACGCCGACATTTCCATCTCCGATGCGGTCTCGGACGGCAACCTCGTCACGGCGCCGGCATGGCCGGCGCATCCCTCCTGGCTGCGGCAGTTCATGGCAGTGCTCGATGCCTCGTCAATACCTGAAACCAACGCGGCCTGAGAAGGCGGGGCCAGGAGGACGACATGTGTGAACTCTTCATCAAGGCGGATGCGCGGCTATGGGAGAGCACCACCCGGTCGCTGCGCATCGATGGAATGGTCACCAGCGTCAGGCTGGAGAACTTCTTCTGGTCGAAGCTTGAGGAAATTTCCCGGCGCGACGGCATGAACGTCGTGCAACTGATTACCAGGCTGCACCATGAATCGATCGATGCCGGCCATGATCTCGGGAACTTCACATCATTCCTGCGCGTCTGCTGCGCTCGCTACCTCGACCTGCAGGTCACCGGTGACATCCCGGCAGATGTCACCCGCCCGATCGCTGAGTTGGATGCGCCGATCATCCTCGGCCGCGAACGGGAAAAATATCACTGACAGTCGGACGAAACCCGGATGCCGATGGGCGGAGCTCTCTGCTCCGTCCGCATTCTCAAGATACCTGACCGACGCGGCGGCGGAAGGGGTTGCGTTGCGGCGCAGCCTGGACCAACAATGCGCGGCATCATCGAGCACCGGCGCCGTCAGGAGATCACTTGCCATGTACGACCAGAAAGCCGTGATCGTCACTGGAGCCGGCGGCAACCTCGGCAGCGCCGTTGTCCGGGAGCTTGCCGGCGCCGGCGTAAAACTCGTCTGCATGAATCGTTCGAGTCAGGAGCTGGAAACGTTGGCCGGCGAGCTTCCTGCGTCCACCGAGTTTCTATCGATCGCCGGAACAGATCTCACCGATTACGCCTCCTGCGTTGCCGCCGTCGCCCGATCCGTCAAGCGCTTCGGCGGCGTAGGCGCACTGGTCAACACCGTTGGCGGGTTTCAGATGGGGCCGGTCGGGCCGGAAGCCCCCGCGCAATGGGATACCATGAT is part of the Rhizobium bangladeshense genome and encodes:
- a CDS encoding DJ-1/PfpI family protein; the encoded protein is MPASKILMITGDFTEDYETMVPFQTLLACGYTVDAVCPGKKAGETVATAIHDFEGDQTYSEKRGHNFALNATFDSVRAEDYDALVIPGGRAPEYLRLNADVIKTVLHFFDAGKPVAAICHGAQLLAAAGVLKGRTCSAYPACRPEVELAGGIYADISISDAVSDGNLVTAPAWPAHPSWLRQFMAVLDASSIPETNAA
- a CDS encoding DUF779 domain-containing protein yields the protein METTVNGEPRVLATDAALDLISEIKRDHPDILFHQSGGCCDGSSPMCYPANEFMVGDSDVKLGEIGGVPVYISASQFEAWKHTQLIIDVVPGRGGMFSLDNGREKRFLTRSRLFGGGEACAVADATIKTA
- a CDS encoding ribbon-helix-helix domain-containing protein — translated: MCELFIKADARLWESTTRSLRIDGMVTSVRLENFFWSKLEEISRRDGMNVVQLITRLHHESIDAGHDLGNFTSFLRVCCARYLDLQVTGDIPADVTRPIAELDAPIILGREREKYH